In Penaeus vannamei isolate JL-2024 chromosome 15, ASM4276789v1, whole genome shotgun sequence, the following are encoded in one genomic region:
- the LOC138864100 gene encoding uncharacterized protein has product MVWWNGGKTAAVRENSRDNNMDVSVRNIPPQGAPVHLAPIYVAPIPTAPISMLPVDEAPVYVAPDPFYYATNSQHLQVTSGTMSMFPESHSEDSRVNNMDVSVRNIPPQGASVHLAPIYVAPIPTAPIPKAPISMLPVDEAPVYVAPDPFYYA; this is encoded by the exons ATGGTCTGGTGGAACGGAGGCAAGACTGCGG CAGTTCGTGAAAACAGTCGAGATAACAACATGGACGTTTCAGTGAGGAACATTCCCCCTCAAGGCGCGCCCGTCCATCTGGCTCCCATTTACGTGGCTCCCATTCCAACAGCCcccatttccatgctgcccgtTGACGAAGCTCCGGTTTACGTGGCTCCCGACCCGTTTTACTACGC AACCAATAGCCAGCATTTGCAGGTCACCTCAGGGACCATGAGCATGTTTCCAG AATCACATTCCGAAGACAGTCGAGTAAACAACATGGACGTTTCAGTGAGAAACATTCCCCCTCAAGGCGCGTCCGTCCATCTGGCTCCCATTTACGTGGCTCCCATTCCAACAGCCCCCATCCCGAAGgcgcccatttccatgctgcccgtTGACGAAGCTCCTGTTTACGTGGCTCCTGACCCGTTTTACTACGCGTGA
- the LOC113812840 gene encoding uncharacterized protein, translating into MRLNINPYSHTRSLASVPPDHEEPFRMPVTNEYLWLRQYHFCSVVFRITFRRQSTPIPKAPISMLPVDEAPVYVAPDPFYYALNINPYSHTRSLASVPPDQKEPSRMPVTNEYLWPRQYHFAQLCSESPSEDSRVKNMDVSVRNIPPQGAPVHLAPIYVAPIPTAPIPKAPISMLPVDEAPLRKTRGFVQVMETIVRKQSTLLTARYVVSYEVDKTKVTIVQNIYPYSHISSHGESSRMPVTNEYLWPRQYHFAQSCSESPSEDSRVNNMDVSVRNIPPQGAPVHLAPIYVAPIPTAPIPKAPISMLPVDEAPVYVAPDPFYYA; encoded by the exons ATGCG ACTGAACATCAATCCCTATTCCCACACCCGCAGTCTTGCCTCCGTTCCACCAGACCATGAGGAACCTTTCCGAATGCCCGTGACTAACGAGTATTTATGGCTGAGACAATATCATTTTTGCTCAGTTGTGTTCAGAATCACCTTCCGAAGACAGTCGA CCCCCATCCCGAAGgcgcccatttccatgctgcccgtTGACGAAGCTCCTGTTTACGTGGCTCCTGACCCATTTTACTACGC ATTGAACATCAATCCCTATTCCCACACCCGCAGTCTTGCCTCCGTTCCACCAGACCAGAAGGAACCTTCCCGAATGCCCGTGACTAACGAGTATTTATGGCCAAGGCAATATCACTTTGCTCAGTTGTGTTCAGAATCACCTTCCGAAGACAGTCGAGTAAAGAACATGGACGTTTCAGTGAGAAACATTCCCCCTCAAGGCGCGCCCGTCCATCTGGCTCCCATTTACGTGGCTCCCATTCCAACAGCCCCCATCCCGAAGgcgcccatttccatgctgcccgtTGACGAAGCTCCT CTCAGGAAGACACGTGGTTTTGTCCAGGTGATGGAGACGATAGTTAGAAAGCAAAGTACGCTCTTAACAGCAAGATACGTCGTTTCATACGAAGTAGATAAAACGAAAGTAACAATAGTACAG aataTTTATCCCTATTCCCACATCAGCAGTCATGGGGAATCTTCCCGAATGCCCGTGACTAACGAGTATTTATGGCCGAGACAATATCATTTTGCTCAGTCGTGTTCAGAATCACCTTCCGAAGACAGTCGAGTAAACAACATGGACGTTTCAGTGAGAAACATTCCCCCTCAAGGCGCGCCCGTCCATCTGGCTCCCATTTACGTGGCTCCCATTCCAACAGCCCCCATCCCGAAGgcgcccatttccatgctgcccgtTGACGAAGCTCCTGTTTATGTGGCTCCCGACCCGTTTTACTACGCGTGA